DNA from Mustela nigripes isolate SB6536 chromosome 14, MUSNIG.SB6536, whole genome shotgun sequence:
TGTCCCTGCTCAAATTCCTTCAGGGCAGGAAGCTTGCTGCCCTGGGCTCTCAGAGTTGTGTCTTCACTTTCCACACACCAGTCCCCTGATGCCTGTCTGGGAGGGGCCGCAGATGGGTGGGGACTGAGCAAGCGCCCAGCCTCTGTGTGAGAGAGTGGGGTGCTCCCAGGTCTTGCTGGTGCCCTAGAAGGGCCTGAAGGAGTATGAGGGAAGGAGATCCCTGGAGTAGCAGGACCAGAAAgatgggggggtgggcggggggctTTGGGTGTTGGGGAGGTGAGGGAGTGGTTGCTAGGGCTGGGTGATTGCAAAGTGGACCCTGGGGTATGGAGACTATTTCCTGGTGTGCCCGTGGTAGGGAAGGGGGCACAGATGGGACAAACGATGACCTTTCCCCCGGGGGAGGCAGTGGAAGGGAGACTCCAGGAAGTCAATGTTGTCCCTGGTGCACCACCACCCCCATTCTGTTCACTCACACCATCCATCTGGGGCCCACTGCCTCAAGCGCTTAGCACAAGCTCACTCTTCCTCCCCAGCAACCAGGCTCCCAGACAGGATCTGGAAGTCTCTGtaggtggggagaagaggaaggagcccTGGTGATGTCATTCCAGGCCTGTgccagcaggcaggagaggggttTGGGTTGGGGCTAGCATTCCAGGGCTAGAATCTGGGGTGCCTCCTCCTAAGGAGGGTGGCTCAGACCACATCCCAAGGCAACATCAGCAGTGGCCCCTCTCACCTCCTGTTCTACCAAGGAAGGCAGCAGCAGGTGGCGTCTGAGGCTGCAGACCAGTGATCCAGAAGAGACAAGACAGGACTGAAGTCTGGGCAGGCGGCCTTCCTTGCATGTATGCGAGTGTGCAcgcgccacacacacacacacacacacacacacacggtgggggtggggatgtgcTCCAAGGAAAGGTCATCAGCTCCAGGGGCTGGATGCTTCAGAGGTTAGGGCCCATCGATCCCTGTGAATTAATAGAGATGACCTGCTTTGCACCTATGGAGATAGATTCCCTCTTCTCCAGGTCAGTGGGTGGGGGAGacggcaggagaggcagaggcagggagggggtcaGATGAAGGGGGTATTCCGAGGCAGAGAGGGGTCAGCCGTTCCAAGGGCAGGTGGGAAGTCCCAGTGGAGCAGAGGCAGGCCGGGAGAAAGCTCTAGGCTTTGCATAGCCCCAGGAAGCCCTTCTCTCACCCTTCTCACGGGTGACTCACCccttcaccaccaccacacacacccacacgcacTCTCACATTCATGGATGATGTCAGACAGTGTTACCCAAATACGCCCACACTCCCCATCTCACACACGTAGCCAGGCAACCCCGAGCACAGACACACTCGTATTCATCCAGGCCCCAATCTCTCACGCCTGTTCTCACGGATGTTCCTAGTTACATACTCTGCTCCCCTGGGGTCCCCCTCCAGGCATCCAGGAGGGGCTGGTGCAAGGCAGATGAAGCGCTTGGCTGGGAGGGCCCCAGTCAAGATGTCCAGCCAAAAGCTCCAGTGAGCCCCTCCCTCCAGGCCACACCATCACAAGGGACTTGACTCCAAAAAGGTGCTTTATTGAGGAGTGAGGGATGTCGGGACGGCACAGTGCAGACCACACGGAGGCCCTCCTACTTGGAGGCACCCAGCCTACTCATCATTCACCCCTGTCCGTGCTTCATTCCCAGCTCCCCCTGCTCTACAAGTCAGATGTTCAACCTTGTTCTGCCTTAGAGACTATCCTGGCTCAAATCAGGGCCCCTGCCCCTTCATCCCAAAAGATCATGTTGGGGGCAGAGAcgaggagagcagggaggagcagaagggaaagCTGGTGGCCTTTCACAGTGTGAGGGGAGAGCAGACAGCCCAGGCTGACATTCTTCTCTggccctgcttcctcccaccccttggGGTCAGGGGCCTTGCTGGGAGTTCGCCCCCTCTCAGAGTGGCTCCATTCACAGTGCCCACGTGCCATGGGTGGTGGcggcgtgggggaggggatggaaggTCCAGGGGCCTATTTCATTGAGTCTGGAGAGTGGGTTAAAGTAGGGCCCAGCCGACCCCACTTAAAGGGCCAAGGCACTGCTCCCTCCTTTGGTGAGTGTGCCTCTTCACTGTCGTTCTCCCCTCCAGAAGTTCCAGACATGGGACAGATGCGGCCATCTGTGCCCAGCATCGGACCCATACGGAAACAatctcacttttcttcttcttctcttccttcctctctcccagtcCTCTCTTTACTTAAGTGGCACCAACGGCGGGAGCCCGGACTGGGAGTCGGGCCCGGCACGCGCTCCGCTAGGGGGCAACGCGCTCCCGGGGCAGGTTGAGCTGGACGACTTCGGTGCGCGGCGCGTAGACGGCTGCGGGCGCGGGGGCGTCCAGCGCGAAGGGGCCGGGGCTGGAGCGGCCCGAGGACGCGGCCGAGGCGGCAGGGCTGATCTGCACGGCCGTGGTGTCCTGCGCCGTGCGCTCGCTGCTCTCCATCTCCAGCGCCACtggcccgccgccgccgccgccgccgccgccccggccgGAGCCCGAGGTCGCCGCCGAGCGCGGACGGAGCGCGGGGCCCCGGCGGCTACACACGCAGCAGGCGGCGAAGCAGCCGAGCGCCAGCGCCAGCAGCGCCGGCCCTACCACGAGCGGCGCGTT
Protein-coding regions in this window:
- the TMEM275 gene encoding transmembrane protein 275, with the protein product MPPPEKSRGPAARPPAGRAPGRLPGLPSPALLCACGLCVLLAGVNVTLVGALASFPPRSNAPLVVGPALLALALGCFAACCVCSRRGPALRPRSAATSGSGRGGGGGGGGGPVALEMESSERTAQDTTAVQISPAASAASSGRSSPGPFALDAPAPAAVYAPRTEVVQLNLPRERVAP